A single window of Rhodococcus jostii RHA1 DNA harbors:
- a CDS encoding membrane protein translates to MKANEHLQGGQSGAAGEQASVLFIADPGKPAALAERVAEHLPQRMRSRDRLERRWTTCVRSKPYLSDEQADFADVIDAVDPSSEGEDIVVYLTDLPRREDTLPVVADVSADHLFALISVAAVGGVHIERRIRTVTELAIAHILGEPELMPPGAARRFPCVQIENGIRYFAPSGLRRLRLLSGMVRANRPWRLVTGLSKVLVGAFATGAIALATNTIWLFADTMGPWRMSAATILSIVAMILWLILDHELWERPKSPEERDRSVLYNTATVATLVIGVIVLHVALFCLLLFTACLTLPPELLSRILGHGVNFSDYLTLTWLLASIATIGGALGSGLEDDAAVKEAAYGVRQRQRIEETQSRTNEAE, encoded by the coding sequence GTGAAGGCGAACGAACACCTCCAGGGAGGGCAATCCGGTGCCGCGGGTGAGCAGGCCTCAGTGCTGTTCATCGCGGATCCGGGCAAACCTGCGGCTCTCGCCGAACGCGTCGCGGAGCACCTGCCGCAACGCATGCGAAGCCGTGACCGCCTCGAGCGCCGGTGGACTACATGCGTGCGCAGCAAGCCGTACCTCTCAGACGAGCAAGCGGATTTCGCAGACGTGATCGACGCGGTCGATCCATCCTCCGAAGGCGAGGACATCGTCGTGTACCTCACCGACCTACCACGCCGCGAAGACACCCTGCCGGTGGTGGCCGACGTCAGCGCCGACCACCTCTTCGCGCTCATCTCCGTCGCCGCGGTGGGCGGCGTCCACATCGAGCGCCGCATCCGCACCGTCACCGAACTCGCGATCGCCCACATCCTCGGGGAACCGGAACTCATGCCCCCCGGCGCGGCACGACGCTTCCCGTGTGTGCAGATCGAGAACGGCATCCGGTACTTCGCGCCCTCGGGACTGCGGCGACTGCGACTGCTGTCGGGGATGGTGCGGGCGAACCGGCCGTGGCGGCTGGTCACCGGACTGTCGAAGGTGCTCGTCGGCGCGTTCGCCACGGGTGCGATCGCACTGGCCACCAACACGATCTGGTTGTTCGCCGACACGATGGGCCCATGGCGTATGAGTGCGGCGACGATCCTGTCGATCGTGGCGATGATTCTCTGGCTGATCCTCGATCACGAACTGTGGGAGCGGCCGAAGTCGCCGGAGGAGCGCGATCGATCTGTGTTGTACAACACCGCGACCGTCGCCACCCTGGTCATCGGTGTGATCGTCCTCCACGTGGCCCTGTTCTGCCTGCTCCTGTTCACCGCGTGTCTCACTCTTCCCCCGGAACTGCTGTCCCGCATTCTCGGGCACGGGGTGAACTTCTCCGACTACCTCACGCTCACCTGGTTGCTGGCGTCCATCGCCACCATCGGTGGGGCGCTCGGGTCGGGTCTCGAGGACGACGCCGCCGTCAAGGAGGCGGCGTACGGGGTCCGGCAGCGCCAGCGCATCGAGGAGACCCAGAGTCGAACGAACGAGGCGGAATGA
- a CDS encoding dihydrofolate reductase family protein — MRKLTFAMNVSLDGYIAASGDDLGWSVPSDELFQWWSDRVGATGTALYGRKLWETMSSHWPTADQQPGATPAEIEFARRWRDMPKVVFSSTTSTVDWNTRLVTGDAVTEITRLKAEDGGPMDIGGATLAAVAVREGLIDEYAIVTHPVLVGGGTPFFAALDNWVNLTLVETGTFPDGVVLTRYETRR; from the coding sequence ATGCGGAAACTGACCTTCGCCATGAACGTGAGCCTGGACGGTTATATCGCCGCGTCCGGCGACGACCTCGGCTGGAGTGTGCCGAGCGACGAGCTGTTCCAATGGTGGTCCGACCGGGTGGGGGCGACAGGCACGGCGCTGTACGGGCGCAAACTGTGGGAGACGATGAGTTCCCACTGGCCGACCGCCGACCAGCAGCCGGGTGCCACACCGGCGGAGATCGAGTTCGCCCGCCGCTGGCGGGACATGCCGAAGGTGGTGTTCTCCTCGACGACCAGCACGGTCGACTGGAACACCCGCCTGGTCACAGGCGACGCGGTCACCGAGATCACCCGGCTCAAGGCCGAGGACGGCGGCCCCATGGACATCGGCGGCGCCACACTCGCCGCAGTGGCCGTGCGCGAAGGGCTGATCGACGAGTACGCGATCGTCACCCATCCGGTCTTGGTAGGTGGCGGCACCCCGTTCTTTGCGGCCCTGGACAACTGGGTGAACCTGACCCTGGTGGAGACCGGGACGTTCCCTGACGGCGTGGTCCTGACCAGGTACGAGACCAGGCGCTGA
- a CDS encoding PAS and ANTAR domain-containing protein: MNSEQVFDGDPQRVGSFRFFLDGQRWEWSDAVARMHGYQPGEVTPTTKLLLSHKHPEDHPHVARVLDRMISAAEPFSSRHRILDTAGEIHQVVVVGDRLCDDTGAVIGTTGFYIDLTDSYRDEVNESVDEAVAELEQSRAVIEQAKGALMLVYGIPADRAFDVLVWRSQETNTRLRILAERIVAGFSQCETGAGLRTQFDRLLLTAHEGARRPV; this comes from the coding sequence GTGAACTCAGAGCAGGTGTTCGATGGGGATCCGCAGCGGGTGGGCAGCTTCCGCTTTTTCCTGGACGGGCAGCGGTGGGAATGGTCCGATGCCGTCGCCCGGATGCACGGCTACCAGCCCGGTGAGGTCACACCGACCACGAAACTGCTGCTCTCCCACAAGCACCCCGAGGACCACCCGCACGTGGCGCGGGTCCTGGACCGGATGATCAGCGCCGCCGAACCGTTCAGCAGCAGACACCGCATCCTCGACACCGCCGGCGAGATCCACCAGGTCGTCGTCGTCGGGGACCGCCTGTGCGACGACACCGGTGCGGTGATCGGGACGACCGGGTTCTACATCGACCTCACCGACTCCTACCGCGACGAGGTGAACGAGTCGGTCGACGAGGCGGTCGCCGAGCTCGAGCAATCGCGGGCGGTGATCGAGCAGGCCAAGGGTGCGTTGATGCTGGTCTATGGCATTCCCGCCGACCGGGCGTTCGATGTCCTCGTCTGGCGGTCGCAGGAGACCAACACCCGGCTACGTATTCTCGCGGAACGGATCGTCGCCGGGTTCAGTCAGTGTGAGACCGGAGCGGGTCTGCGCACCCAGTTCGATCGCCTGCTCCTCACCGCCCACGAAGGAGCCCGACGCCCGGTGTAG
- a CDS encoding MerR family transcriptional regulator produces MAAESGRDADLPSVRGVYSISVAAELSGFGIAALRLYEEYGLITPLRTGGGTRRYSDHDLARLERVAELIDSGVNLVGIGRVLDLEHRTGELERDNRRLAADNAQLRAEQTPATETDPDATHLGADPDQPASPASETTRTDHPRRQAGQRPRRRESSPQARATGERGHH; encoded by the coding sequence ATGGCCGCAGAATCCGGGCGTGATGCCGACTTGCCCTCGGTACGTGGCGTTTACAGCATCTCGGTGGCCGCCGAGCTGTCCGGGTTCGGGATCGCAGCGCTGCGCCTGTACGAGGAGTACGGGCTGATCACTCCCCTCCGTACCGGCGGGGGCACCCGCCGGTACAGCGACCACGACCTGGCCCGGCTCGAACGCGTCGCCGAACTCATCGATTCCGGAGTCAACCTCGTCGGCATCGGCCGCGTCCTCGACCTCGAACACCGCACCGGCGAACTCGAACGCGACAACCGGCGCCTGGCCGCAGACAACGCCCAGCTCCGCGCCGAACAAACCCCCGCCACCGAGACCGACCCAGACGCCACCCACCTCGGAGCCGACCCAGACCAGCCGGCGAGCCCGGCATCGGAGACCACCCGAACCGATCACCCACGACGTCAGGCCGGGCAGCGTCCGCGCCGGCGGGAGAGCTCACCCCAGGCACGGGCCACCGGCGAACGCGGACATCACTGA
- a CDS encoding Hsp20/alpha crystallin family protein: MLMRTDPFRDLDRLTQQILGTAARPAVMPMDAWREEDRFVVEFDLPGVNADSLDLDVDKNTLTVRAERPALDENREMVAAERPRGVFSRQLFLGENLDADRIEANYDAGVLRLTIPVAEKAKPRKIEISSGHSERKAVSA; the protein is encoded by the coding sequence ATGTTGATGCGGACGGATCCGTTCCGTGATCTCGACCGTCTGACGCAACAGATCCTCGGTACCGCGGCTCGTCCGGCGGTGATGCCGATGGACGCCTGGCGCGAAGAGGACCGGTTCGTGGTGGAGTTCGACCTACCCGGTGTGAATGCCGACTCGCTGGATCTGGACGTCGACAAGAACACGCTGACGGTGCGCGCCGAACGGCCCGCGCTGGACGAGAACCGAGAGATGGTTGCGGCCGAGCGGCCGCGCGGGGTGTTCAGCCGGCAGTTGTTCCTGGGTGAGAATCTCGATGCGGACAGGATCGAGGCGAACTACGACGCCGGGGTGCTGCGGTTGACGATCCCGGTCGCGGAGAAGGCCAAGCCCCGCAAGATCGAGATCAGCAGTGGGCATTCCGAGAGGAAGGCCGTCAGCGCCTGA
- a CDS encoding J domain-containing protein — protein sequence MATEQDPYLVLGLSPAASPAEITSAYRRLLREHHPDTRVPGRPADSSADERLQQVLTAYALLRNPEFRVAHGKSATCRVDVQRAAAEPPGRYRRPPRVPTPSTTPIRIRGLVIDTPSQRPPATGLWIGPARWHR from the coding sequence ATGGCCACCGAGCAGGATCCATATCTGGTACTGGGGCTGTCCCCGGCGGCGTCCCCGGCCGAGATCACCAGCGCCTACCGGCGACTGTTGCGCGAACACCACCCCGACACCCGTGTACCCGGCCGGCCGGCCGACTCGTCGGCGGACGAGCGCCTTCAGCAGGTCCTGACCGCCTACGCCCTGCTACGCAACCCCGAATTCCGCGTGGCCCATGGCAAGTCAGCCACGTGCCGGGTGGATGTGCAACGGGCAGCGGCCGAACCCCCGGGGCGGTATCGGAGGCCCCCGCGGGTCCCGACCCCATCTACCACCCCGATCCGGATCCGTGGCCTCGTGATCGACACCCCCTCGCAACGACCACCCGCAACCGGCCTGTGGATCGGACCGGCGCGATGGCACCGCTGA
- a CDS encoding glycoside hydrolase family 26 protein → MTPLDVHACLRFGVSTRGGPTAVEEFEGVAKIVGEPPTVVLSYSDFTSPPPIAGLRAVRDLGAVPVITWEPWRWLDEGRYGSSEFSLSSIAAGVHDNYLYRWADELITWDALVYLRFAHEPNGTWYPWSVAQGTQPSSYVAAWRHIHDLFASKGADNVKWVWAPNVVFTGSSPMADLYPGNDYVDVLGVDGYNWGTTQPWSTWVEAAELFGPSLDELRNLAPRKPILVTEVGSAEAGGSKADWIGTLVDFLTAQDDVSGFIWFDHDKEADWRLTSTPESTAALADALGRKHR, encoded by the coding sequence ATGACCCCGTTGGATGTACACGCCTGCCTGCGGTTCGGCGTCAGCACACGGGGCGGCCCCACGGCCGTCGAGGAATTCGAAGGCGTCGCGAAGATTGTCGGTGAACCACCGACGGTGGTCTTGTCGTATTCCGATTTCACCTCGCCGCCCCCGATCGCCGGCCTGCGGGCCGTGCGGGACCTCGGCGCCGTGCCGGTGATCACCTGGGAACCCTGGCGGTGGCTCGACGAGGGGCGGTACGGGTCGAGTGAATTCTCGTTGTCGTCGATTGCCGCCGGTGTCCACGACAACTACCTGTACCGGTGGGCGGACGAACTGATCACCTGGGACGCACTGGTCTACCTCCGTTTCGCCCACGAGCCGAACGGAACCTGGTACCCGTGGAGTGTGGCCCAGGGAACGCAGCCGAGCAGCTATGTTGCTGCCTGGCGTCACATCCACGACCTGTTCGCATCGAAGGGCGCCGACAACGTGAAGTGGGTGTGGGCGCCCAACGTCGTATTCACAGGCAGCAGTCCGATGGCTGACCTGTATCCCGGGAACGATTACGTCGACGTTCTCGGCGTGGACGGATACAACTGGGGCACGACCCAGCCGTGGAGTACCTGGGTGGAAGCGGCCGAACTTTTCGGTCCGAGCCTGGACGAACTACGGAACCTGGCGCCGCGTAAACCGATCCTGGTCACCGAGGTAGGCAGCGCCGAAGCCGGTGGGTCGAAGGCCGACTGGATCGGTACGCTAGTCGACTTCCTCACAGCGCAGGACGACGTGTCCGGTTTCATATGGTTCGATCACGACAAGGAAGCCGACTGGCGGCTGACGAGCACGCCGGAATCGACTGCCGCTCTGGCGGACGCATTGGGGAGGAAACACCGCTGA
- a CDS encoding PP2C family protein-serine/threonine phosphatase, whose translation MDIPIIAADTEIARLRSLEQLAILDTAPEARFDQITRMARHLFGVPMSAVSLLDRDRQWIKSTQGLDMQNIPRSQTVCETTIARAYHHPEDPMVILEDARRDTVFADLPGVAADGGVRFYAGYPLYGPGGHPVGTFCIYDTEPRRLDSAQLAAFVELAEWAQRELEHSDELEQAARIQRELLPRQEIDLPGYDLESSCVQAFAVGGDFYDYYRIGPYSMFSLADVMGKGLGAAILTASVRSALRGVTHALAGYGDDRPDLGRTLAAVAAQLADDFDRTGTFVTLFHAALDVESGALDYVDGGHGLAMIVRRDGTVEPLRSSGLPLGVIENHSWTAQHTTLHPGDMLMICSDGLLDHLDDADCEWKSVPAFAAAHPSPKQLLAAVHTLAAATAPLDDITVVALRRRDC comes from the coding sequence ATGGACATTCCGATCATTGCCGCGGACACCGAGATCGCGCGGCTTCGTTCACTCGAACAGCTGGCGATCCTGGATACGGCACCGGAGGCGCGTTTCGACCAGATCACCCGAATGGCGCGTCACCTCTTCGGAGTTCCGATGTCGGCGGTGTCGCTGCTCGATCGGGATCGGCAGTGGATCAAGTCGACGCAGGGCCTCGACATGCAGAACATTCCGCGATCGCAGACCGTGTGCGAGACGACGATCGCCCGGGCGTATCACCATCCGGAGGATCCGATGGTGATACTCGAGGACGCGCGTCGCGATACGGTGTTCGCGGATCTGCCCGGGGTTGCCGCGGACGGCGGGGTGCGGTTCTATGCCGGCTACCCGCTGTACGGGCCCGGCGGCCACCCGGTCGGGACGTTCTGCATCTACGACACCGAGCCCCGCAGACTCGACTCGGCACAATTGGCCGCTTTCGTCGAACTCGCCGAATGGGCGCAGCGCGAACTCGAGCACTCCGACGAACTCGAGCAGGCCGCCAGGATTCAGCGTGAACTTCTCCCTCGACAGGAGATCGACCTACCGGGATACGACCTGGAATCGTCGTGCGTGCAGGCCTTCGCGGTCGGCGGCGACTTCTACGACTATTACCGGATCGGCCCGTACTCGATGTTCAGCCTCGCCGACGTCATGGGCAAGGGCCTGGGCGCGGCGATCCTGACGGCTTCGGTCCGGTCCGCGTTGCGGGGCGTCACCCATGCTTTGGCCGGATACGGCGATGATCGCCCCGACCTCGGACGCACACTGGCTGCTGTGGCGGCACAACTCGCCGACGACTTCGACCGTACCGGCACGTTCGTGACCCTGTTCCACGCTGCACTCGACGTCGAATCCGGCGCTCTCGACTATGTCGACGGCGGACACGGTCTCGCGATGATCGTCCGCCGCGACGGCACCGTGGAACCGCTTCGCAGCTCCGGACTCCCGCTGGGAGTGATCGAAAACCACTCCTGGACGGCGCAACACACCACACTGCACCCCGGCGACATGCTCATGATCTGCTCCGACGGCCTGCTCGACCACCTCGACGACGCCGACTGCGAATGGAAGTCGGTGCCCGCGTTCGCCGCTGCGCACCCGTCGCCGAAGCAGCTGCTGGCAGCCGTCCATACCCTCGCCGCTGCCACCGCACCCCTCGACGACATCACTGTCGTCGCGCTTCGACGGCGCGACTGCTGA
- a CDS encoding glycosyltransferase yields MSPIRLAGLRILIVLTALLGLNYIVWRWLFSVNWPAWWIAVPLVIAETYSLIDSLLFGLTMWRLRKRPTPSPPPPDLTVDVFITTYNEPEDLVLATAAAAHRIRYPHTTWILDDGDRPELAHAADELGVRYMTRAASWTNKPRHAKAGNLNNALLLTEGEYILVLDADQVPDPAILDRTLGYFRDEKMAIVQTPQYFVNVTASDPLGSQAPLFYGPIQQGKDGWNAAFFCGSNAVLRRDALMQLGIAGYVEAVERDVHRALRTAAKVVTKARAELNGDQEEIADALDDVTEAVHSAREALRGNRPLADVTYDFQQRVDAAARRIVDADVGSMREDLAAIAALESDLHDTDTPVAVLDDAALARLAEREWSPLGAIESVRTLIRAVDVGRDDEAQPVLPMATISVTEDMATCMKLHELGWRTAYHHENLAHGLAPEDAGTMLTQRLRWAQGTIQVMFRENPLLQRGLTLAQRLMYWATMWSYLSGFAAVVYIAAPVIYLVFGVMPVQAYSWEFFGRLVPFLVLNQLVFFVVSRGTPTWRGQQYSLALFPVWIKACWTAVLNVYAARPLGFAVTPKTRQEHGATPWYLVRYQLIAMAALVLASVIGVIHLALGNISVLGVGVNLFWVAFDLVILSVVIPAVRYRGFRQEETA; encoded by the coding sequence GTGTCGCCCATCCGACTTGCCGGGCTCCGGATACTCATCGTCCTCACCGCCCTGCTCGGTCTCAACTACATCGTGTGGCGATGGCTGTTCTCGGTGAACTGGCCGGCGTGGTGGATCGCCGTGCCGCTGGTGATCGCCGAAACCTACAGTCTGATCGACTCGTTGCTGTTCGGACTGACGATGTGGCGCCTACGGAAGCGGCCCACGCCATCACCGCCGCCGCCCGACCTCACCGTCGATGTCTTCATCACCACGTACAACGAACCCGAGGACCTCGTGCTCGCGACCGCAGCCGCGGCACACCGGATCCGGTACCCACACACCACATGGATTCTCGACGACGGTGACCGCCCCGAACTGGCCCACGCCGCCGACGAACTCGGCGTGCGCTACATGACGCGCGCGGCGTCCTGGACGAACAAACCCCGGCACGCCAAGGCCGGCAACCTGAACAACGCACTCCTGCTCACCGAGGGCGAGTACATTCTCGTCCTCGACGCCGACCAGGTACCCGATCCGGCAATCCTCGACCGCACTCTCGGATACTTCAGGGACGAGAAGATGGCCATCGTCCAGACACCGCAGTACTTCGTGAACGTGACCGCGAGCGATCCTCTCGGCAGCCAGGCCCCCCTCTTCTACGGTCCCATCCAACAGGGCAAAGACGGCTGGAACGCCGCCTTCTTCTGCGGGTCCAACGCCGTTCTGCGCCGCGACGCCCTGATGCAGCTCGGCATCGCCGGATATGTCGAAGCCGTCGAACGCGACGTACATCGGGCACTGCGTACCGCCGCGAAGGTGGTCACGAAAGCTCGGGCCGAGCTGAACGGGGACCAGGAAGAGATCGCCGACGCCCTCGATGATGTCACCGAGGCCGTCCACTCGGCACGGGAAGCCCTCCGCGGCAACCGACCACTCGCCGACGTTACTTATGACTTCCAGCAGCGGGTCGACGCCGCCGCGCGCCGGATCGTCGACGCCGACGTCGGGTCGATGCGCGAGGACCTGGCGGCCATTGCCGCACTGGAATCGGATCTGCACGATACCGACACTCCCGTCGCGGTACTCGACGACGCCGCGTTGGCACGGCTGGCCGAACGCGAATGGTCGCCGCTCGGCGCGATCGAGTCCGTCCGCACCCTGATCCGAGCGGTTGACGTCGGCCGCGACGACGAGGCGCAGCCGGTGTTGCCGATGGCCACCATCTCGGTCACCGAGGACATGGCGACGTGCATGAAACTGCACGAACTCGGTTGGCGCACCGCCTACCACCACGAGAACCTTGCCCACGGTCTGGCACCGGAAGACGCCGGCACGATGCTGACTCAGCGACTGCGGTGGGCGCAGGGCACCATCCAGGTGATGTTCCGGGAGAACCCGCTGCTGCAGCGTGGTCTCACCCTCGCGCAGCGGCTGATGTACTGGGCGACGATGTGGAGTTATCTCTCCGGCTTCGCCGCCGTCGTCTACATCGCCGCACCCGTGATATATCTCGTCTTCGGCGTCATGCCCGTGCAGGCATACAGCTGGGAGTTCTTCGGCCGTCTCGTCCCGTTCCTCGTCCTCAACCAACTGGTGTTCTTCGTGGTCAGCCGCGGCACACCCACCTGGCGTGGCCAGCAGTACAGCCTCGCCCTCTTCCCGGTCTGGATCAAGGCGTGCTGGACCGCTGTCCTCAACGTGTACGCAGCGCGGCCGCTGGGCTTCGCGGTAACGCCCAAGACCCGGCAGGAACACGGTGCGACCCCGTGGTATTTGGTGCGATACCAGCTGATCGCGATGGCAGCACTCGTCCTCGCGTCGGTGATCGGCGTGATTCATCTCGCGCTCGGGAACATCTCCGTCCTCGGTGTCGGTGTGAACCTGTTCTGGGTCGCGTTCGACCTGGTCATCTTGAGTGTCGTCATCCCCGCGGTCCGATATCGCGGATTCCGACAGGAGGAAACTGCATGA
- a CDS encoding STAS domain-containing protein: MIEFESRTTDEGVAVVRPAGRLNMVAAPRLRELLRDVVDGGTTCVVVDLSATDFIDSSGLGALIAGLKAARQAGGDLRIAQPTEQVETVLALTNLNRVLRTHDSVDAAFDGR, translated from the coding sequence ATGATCGAGTTCGAGAGCCGTACCACGGACGAGGGTGTGGCGGTGGTACGTCCGGCCGGCAGGCTGAACATGGTCGCAGCGCCGCGCCTGCGAGAGCTGTTGCGCGACGTCGTCGACGGCGGAACGACCTGCGTGGTAGTCGATCTCAGCGCCACCGACTTCATCGACTCCTCGGGGCTCGGGGCACTCATCGCCGGCCTCAAGGCCGCCCGACAGGCCGGTGGCGACCTCCGCATCGCCCAGCCCACCGAGCAAGTCGAGACCGTACTCGCGCTGACCAACCTCAATCGTGTACTTCGAACACACGATTCGGTCGATGCCGCATTCGATGGCCGCTGA
- a CDS encoding ATP-binding protein, whose protein sequence is MAAELGSFSRRLRTTARPESLDEVHELLADLWAHDPLDVSRRIEFESAVAEIAANIIEHTSGDSVTMTLEVRALPDRIEARFEDDGDPVSVDLTAIELPDELAERGRGLVIATTVLDRLDYRRDGTVNTWILGRNRVG, encoded by the coding sequence ATGGCCGCTGAACTCGGCTCCTTCTCCCGGCGGCTTCGCACCACCGCCCGCCCGGAAAGCCTGGACGAGGTCCACGAACTCCTCGCGGACCTGTGGGCGCACGACCCGCTGGACGTGTCCCGGCGCATCGAGTTCGAGTCCGCTGTCGCTGAAATCGCCGCGAACATCATCGAGCACACTTCCGGTGACAGTGTGACCATGACACTCGAGGTCCGTGCCCTGCCGGACCGGATCGAAGCCCGGTTCGAGGACGACGGCGATCCCGTGTCGGTCGACCTCACAGCCATCGAACTCCCAGACGAGCTCGCCGAACGCGGCCGCGGCCTCGTCATCGCCACCACGGTTCTCGACCGGCTCGACTACCGACGGGACGGCACCGTCAACACCTGGATTCTGGGCCGCAACCGGGTGGGTTGA
- a CDS encoding amidohydrolase: protein MSRTLLTADSIHTQDPSSPSVEALVIDGADVVATGTRKDMADYAGSGARRLDLPGATVIPGLIESHIHPTYAGLTDGWADCRTPPCRSIADIQQALRAAATGSGWIRGWGYDDTQIAEGRHPTRTDLDAVSTDRPVIVLHICGHFAVANTAALAAAGIDESTVPVDDPLFPRGADGRLTGMAWEIDAVARLTAAVPALTEQEVNGALLRSLLSARSRGITTIHDLGVGLSAGEQELTAYRSLDASGELPVHVVGFLRGDMALEALDDRGVTFEHAPAAGARFRLAGAKFWADGSIQGLSAALRTPYACDPNHHGDLLYPQAQLDEMILRVHRAGGQVAVHANGDAAVGAAITSLRRAQATDGRVGRHRIEHCQVSAPSDLAAIREAELGVSFFVNHVFYWGDRHRDRFLGAERAAEMDPLACADELGLRFGLHSDCPITPMDPLATIRTAVTRMTRGGTVLGGNQRIGVDRAIRAMTIDSAYLVHDETRVGTLTAGRRADLVALGGSLGDLADGTTEIPRPTMVMIDGEAADMR, encoded by the coding sequence ATGTCCAGGACACTGCTCACCGCCGATTCGATTCACACGCAGGACCCGTCGTCGCCGAGCGTCGAAGCGCTGGTCATCGACGGAGCCGACGTGGTCGCCACCGGCACCAGGAAGGACATGGCCGACTACGCAGGCAGCGGGGCCCGCCGCCTCGACCTGCCCGGCGCCACGGTGATCCCGGGACTGATCGAATCGCACATCCACCCCACCTACGCCGGCCTCACCGACGGCTGGGCGGATTGCCGGACACCACCGTGCCGGTCGATCGCCGACATCCAGCAGGCGTTGCGTGCCGCGGCCACCGGCAGCGGATGGATCAGGGGGTGGGGTTACGACGACACCCAGATCGCCGAGGGACGGCATCCGACGAGGACGGATCTCGACGCCGTCAGCACCGACCGGCCGGTCATCGTGCTGCACATCTGCGGGCACTTCGCCGTCGCCAACACCGCCGCACTCGCGGCCGCAGGCATCGACGAATCCACGGTGCCGGTGGACGACCCGCTGTTCCCCCGCGGGGCCGACGGCCGTCTGACCGGGATGGCGTGGGAAATCGATGCGGTGGCGAGGCTCACCGCGGCGGTTCCCGCGCTGACCGAGCAGGAGGTCAACGGCGCCCTGCTTCGCAGCCTGCTGTCGGCGCGGTCGCGGGGCATCACCACCATCCACGATCTCGGGGTGGGTCTCTCGGCGGGCGAGCAGGAGCTGACCGCCTACCGCTCGCTGGACGCCTCGGGTGAGCTACCGGTGCACGTCGTCGGGTTCCTGCGCGGTGACATGGCGCTCGAGGCCCTCGACGACCGGGGAGTCACGTTCGAACACGCACCCGCGGCCGGAGCACGCTTCCGGCTGGCCGGCGCGAAGTTCTGGGCCGACGGGTCGATCCAGGGGCTGTCCGCCGCACTCCGCACGCCGTACGCGTGCGACCCCAACCATCACGGCGACCTGCTCTACCCGCAGGCGCAACTCGACGAGATGATCCTGCGGGTGCATCGCGCGGGCGGTCAGGTCGCCGTGCACGCCAACGGCGACGCGGCGGTCGGCGCCGCGATCACCTCGCTGAGGAGGGCGCAAGCCACCGACGGCCGGGTGGGACGGCACCGCATCGAGCACTGCCAGGTGAGCGCACCGAGCGACCTGGCCGCGATCCGGGAAGCCGAACTCGGGGTGAGTTTCTTCGTCAACCACGTCTTCTACTGGGGCGATCGTCACCGCGACCGGTTTCTCGGTGCCGAGCGCGCCGCCGAGATGGATCCCCTCGCCTGCGCCGACGAACTGGGGCTGCGATTCGGACTGCATTCGGACTGCCCGATCACCCCGATGGACCCGCTCGCGACCATCAGGACCGCGGTCACCAGGATGACGAGGGGCGGCACCGTGCTCGGCGGGAACCAGCGGATCGGAGTGGATCGCGCGATCCGGGCCATGACCATCGACAGCGCGTACCTGGTGCACGACGAGACCCGTGTCGGAACCTTGACGGCGGGGCGTCGTGCAGACCTGGTGGCGCTGGGCGGCAGTCTCGGGGATCTCGCGGACGGCACCACCGAAATACCCCGTCCCACAATGGTCATGATCGACGGAGAAGCGGCGGATATGCGGTAG